In one window of Macadamia integrifolia cultivar HAES 741 chromosome 2, SCU_Mint_v3, whole genome shotgun sequence DNA:
- the LOC122057350 gene encoding pollen-specific protein C13-like, with product MARFLILFALCVLPALVSASRPVKNPFVVVGKVFCDTCRCGFETSATTYIHGAKVRVECKDRETLKVAYHVDGVTDTTGTYRITVADDHEDELCESVLISSPQTDCTAKTPGRDRSRVILTNNNGIISNIRNANAMGFTKDTALSGCTQLLKQYQEYDE from the exons ATGGCTAGATTCTTGATCTTGTTCGCTCTTTGTGTCCTTCCTGCTCTCGTGAGCGCCTCTCGCCCCGTCAAGAATCCCTTCGTCGTCGTCGGCAAGGTTTTCTGTGATACCTGTCGCTGTGGCTTCGAAACCTCTGCTACTACTTACATTCATG GGGCAAAGGTTAGGGTGGAATGCAAGGACAGGGAAACACTTAAGGTCGCGTACCATGTCGATGGTGTGACAGATACTACTGGAACTTACAGGATCACAGTTGCAGATGATCACGAGGACGAGCTCTGTGAGTCGGTTCTCATTAGTAGCCCTCAGACCGACTGCACAGCCAAGACACCAGGGCGTGACAGGTCTCGTGTTATCCTCACCAACAACAATGGAATCATCTCCAACATCCGTAACGCCAACGCCATGGGATTCACGAAGGATACTGCTCTCTCTGGTTGTACCCAACTCCTCAAGCAATACCAGGAATATGACGAGTAG
- the LOC122058274 gene encoding LEAF RUST 10 DISEASE-RESISTANCE LOCUS RECEPTOR-LIKE PROTEIN KINASE-like 2.1, producing MEIPKKNQHQHRHRFFLLFPIIFLFALNNNQIVLSSNNISISSYYAQCSPSTCGSASILQFPFGLDPLCRAAYVTTHCNNNNTLFLTDDENPRFQYNFLHNLTHDVYSNNSVNIVDVNLLGCGPIPDFSGQTSNSMKWLTIGAIYLSSDRDRIVTYFNCSQEPDTESLKQLTKAPCLECGETTNLCYYYDGYLDQVSNCRVYKAMVPVKILNNATAVANPRRELQQGFTIVWDNNCNSCTQKDDGRCGYVNQDRRRGHEVCFCRDAVHTHNCSDGQLIKLDDDGAYQHRQKNGILQLIIGLGIGLGGGLAIASILYVYIDRRRKQRRRLLNGQDEQVLNRYLKGDYTTPASVETFLLNYTSGRPTRFSFKQLKKYTNNFNHKLGQGGFGSVFKGELPNGFPIAVKLIDETDHSEVQFLNEVLTIGKIHHNYLVRLLGYSFEQSKQALVYEFMKNGSLDKYIHGRNEDAMEKLSWSQLVDIAIGTAKGIAYLHEECRIRILHCDIKPHNILLDDKFQPKVADFGLAQALNREMSHASLAHGAGTPGYAAPETWWKSCGPVTDKSDVYSFGMVVLEMVGKRRNFKGDVSKSSEMYFPEWVYKHHVMNASDGSNGGSKWRECEGIEEEEMGRRMELVGLWCIQFHQSRRPSMRRVIEMLEGNLEIQIPPSPFQPGIGFTTPAWGSGGMPVLPELGSGTEESSSAAAASASSASASSIDASGPRLAR from the exons ATGGAGATACCCAAGAAGAATCAGCACCAGCACCGCCACCGCTTCTTCCTGCTCTTCCCCATCATCTTCCTCTTTGCTCTCAATAATAACCAGATTGTTTTATCGTCTAACAACATTTCTATCTCCTCGTACTATGCCCAGTGCTCTCCCTCCACATGCGGCAGCGCATCAATCCTTCAATTCCCTTTCGGCCTCGACCCATTGTGCCGTGCTGCATATGTAACCACTcactgcaacaacaacaacactcTCTTTCTCACCGACGACGAGAACCCCAGATTCCAATACAATTTCCTCCACAACCTCACCCACGATGTTTACTCCAATAACTCCGTCAACATCGTCGACGTCAACCTTCTGGGTTGTGGCCCAATCCCTGATTTCTCCGGTCAAACTTCCAATTCGATGAAGTGGCTCACTATAGGGGCTATCTATTTGAGTTCCGACCGTGATCGGATTGTCACTTATTTCAATTGCTCTCAAGAACCTGATACTGAGAGCTTGAAGCAGCTAACAAAAGCTCCTTGTTTGGAATGCGGTGAGACTACTAACTTGTGCTATTATTATGACGGCTACTTGGATCAAGTTTCCAATTGTAGAGTTTATAAAGCTATGGTACCTGTCAAGATCTTGAACAACGCAACTGCGGTCGCCAATCCTAGAAGGGAACTTCAGCAAGGATTTACAATTGTGTGGGATAACAACTGCAATTCATGCACACAGAAAGACGATGGGAGGTGTGGCTATGTTAACCAAGACAGGAGGAGAGGCCACGAGGTTTGTTTCTGTCGTGATGCGGTTCACACACACAATTGCTCCGATG GGCAATTGATCAAACTTGATGATGATGGGGCTTACCAGCATCGGCAGAAGAATGGGATTCTGCAATTGATCATTGGTTTAG GTATTGGGCTGGGAGGTGGATTGGCTATTGCATCTATACTTTATGTTTACATAGACCGAAGGCGTAAGCAGAGGAGAAGACTCTTAAATGGCCAAGATGAGCAGGTTCTGAATcgctaccttaaaggagattacACTACTCCTGCTTCTGTAGAGACCTTTTTGCTCAATTATACATCAGGAAGGCCGACCAGGTTCTCTTTTAAACAGCTCAAGAAATACACCAACAATTTCAATCACAAGCTAGGACAGGGAGGCTTTGGATCCGTTTTCAAAGGAGAACTTCCCAATGGTTTCCCCATTGCCGTTAAACTGATTGATGAGACCGATCACAGTGAGGTTCAATTCCTCAATGAGGTCTTGACCATTGGGAAAATCCACCACAACTATCTAGTCCGGCTTCTTGGCTACAGCTTTGAGCAATCAAAACAGGCCCTTGTGTACGAGTTCATGAAGAATGGATCGCTTGACAAGTACATCCATGGTAGAAATGAGGATGCCATGGAAAAGTTAAGTTGGAGTCAACTTGTTGATATTGCAATTGGAACAGCCAAGGGAATAGCTTACCTTCACGAAGAATGTCGAATCAGGATCTTACATTGTGACATTAAGCCTCATAACATCCTCTTGGATGATAAATTCCAGCCCAAGGTTGCAGACTTTGGGTTAGCACAAGCTTTGAATAGGGAGATGAGTCATGCCTCACTTGCACATGGGGCAGGGACTCCAGGATATGCTGCACCGGAAACGTGGTGGAAGAGTTGTGGTCCAGTGACTGATAAGTCTGATGTTTATAGCTTTGGGATGGTAGTACTGGAAATGGTGGGGAAGAGGAGGAATTTCAAGGGTGATGTTAGCAAATCAAGTGAGATGTACTTCCCTGAATGGGTTTATAAGCACCATGTAATGAATGCTAGTGATGGTAGCAATGGTGGCTCAAAATGGCGTGAGTGTGAGGGgattgaagaagaggaaatggGAAGAAGAATGGAGTTAGTAGGTTTATGGTGCATTCAGTTCCATCAATCTAGGCGACCATCAATGAGGAGAGTGATTGAGATGCTAGAGGGAAATTTGGAGATTCAGATTCCTCCCTCACCATTCCAGCCGGGCATTGGCTTCACAACACCTGCTTGGGGAAGCGGAGGGATGCCTGTTTTGCCAGAGTTGGGCAGTGGAACTGAAGAAAGTTCAAGTGCTGCTGCCGCTTCTgcttcttctgcttctgcttcttctaTTGATGCATCTGGGCCTAGATTGGCCAGGTGA